A single window of Apodemus sylvaticus chromosome 4, mApoSyl1.1, whole genome shotgun sequence DNA harbors:
- the Gpr149 gene encoding probable G-protein coupled receptor 149 isoform X2 — protein MSFFLSNLTNDSNLWKVSHNSTDLMNSPATLTLSLFCLICIMTLVALVGSIFSLVSLLTMQYRTVVSLLVTSWSVDDLLSVLSVTIFMVLQWPKEAPGYFQSLCTTSALLYMCQGLSSNLKATLIVFYNFYTMHRTVASQPSSWRSGQVLGVALTVWAVSLLLASLPLCGWGVFVRTPWGCLTDCSSPYVLLLFAVYASAFGLLAVLSVPLTHQLLCSEEPPRLHANYQEISRGASTPGTPAAGGRVLCLSPEDVEIPALRCTGGCSPSSDVVFPLGQPAASGAGARKRENPGTPHGANSFPVSLAQKRFSLILALTKVILWLPMMIHMVVKHVVGFQSLPVDMLSFLLSLLASTVTPVFVLSKHWTHLPCGCIINCQPDTYSVVFDGKKAKRKGFEFNLSFQQSYGLYKIPHSDYNDDDENSISYHNPKKYECEATQEPRGDNHSIFNTIKVEVSTTPPLDSATVTAVNKCTNTDIPEPKEAMKEEKGAFSVKTESNINYGETTSFEGTERRLSHEENQKPDLSDWEWCRSKSERTPRQITNPIKSQNLFIHEDMEFEAVQSQTDSHICCCQIYGP, from the exons atGTCTTTCTTTCTCAGCAATTTAACAAATGACTCTAACCTGTGGAAAGTAAGTCATAATTCTACGGACCTTATGAATTCGCCAGCAACTctgactctttctctcttttgcctGATCTGTATAATGACTCTCGTAGCTCTGGTGGGCAGCATTTTCTCACTGGTTTCTCTGCTGACCATGCAGTACAGAACTGTTGTGTCCCTGCTTGTAACATCTTGGTCTGTGGATGATCTCTTGAGCGTCTTGTCAGTGACTATCTTCATGGTTTTGCAGTGGCCAAAAGAGGCACCAGGCTACTTCCAGTCTCTGTGCACCACCTCTGCCTTACTGTATATGTGCCAGGGCCTCTCCAGCAACTTGAAGGCGACTCTTATAGTCTTCTACAACTTTTATACGATGCACAGGACGGTGGCGAGTCAGCCAAGCTCCTGGCGATCAGGACAGGTACTTGGTGTGGCTTTAACCGTGTGGGCAGTCAGTCTGCTGCTGGCTTCACTCCCGCTGTGCGGCTGGGGTGTCTTTGTGCGCACGCCTTGGGGCTGCCTGACCGACTGCTCCAGCCCCTATGTGCTGCTCCTCTTCGCCGTGTATGCTTCCGCTTTCGGGCTCCTGGCggttctctctgtccctctcactCACCAGCTGCTGTGTTCGGAGGAGCCGCCGAGACTCCATGCCAACTACCAGGAAATTTCTCGTGGCGCCTCTACTCCTGGGACCCCTGCTGCTGGGGGAAGAGTGCTCTGTCTGTCACCAGAGGATGTTGAGATACCTGCTCTGCGATGCACTGGGGGATGCTCCCCGAGCTCCGACGTGGTGTTTCCCCTGGGTCAGCCTGCTGCCTCCGGTGCTGGAGCTCGCAAGCGAGAGAATCCCGGGACTCCCCATGGCGCCAACAGCTTCCCTGTGAGCCTAGCGCAGAAGCGTTTTTCTTTGATCCTAGCCCTGACGAAAGTCATCCTGTGGCTGCCCATGATG ATCCACATGGTGGTAAAACACGTGGTGGGGTTTCAGAGCCTTCCGGTCGATATGCTCAGCTTCCTACTAAGCCTACTGGCCAGCACTGTAACCCCAGTGTTTGTCTTGTCTAAACATTGGACTCACCTGCCTTGTGGCTGCATCATCAACTGCCAGCCAGACACCTACTCCGTTGTCTTCGATGGGAAAAAGG cGAAAAGGAAAGGCTTTGAATTCAATCTATCATTCCAACAAAGTTATGGACTCTATAAAATACCACATTCAgattataatgatgatgatgaaaattcCATTTCCTATCACAACCCAAAGAAATATGAGTGTGAAGCTACACAGGAGCCTCGGGGAGACAACCACAGTATCTTCAATACCATCAAAGTAGAAGTCAGCACCACACCGCCTCTGGACAGCGCCACAGTGACGGCTGTCAACAAGTGCACCAATACTGACATCCCAGAGCCCAAAGAGGccatgaaagaagaaaagggggctttTTCTGTTAAAACAGAAAGCAATATTAACTATGGAGAAACCACCTCTTTTGAAGGTACAGAGAGACGACTGTCCCATGAGGAGAATCAGAAACCAGATCTTTCAGACTGGGAGTGGTGCAGAAGTAAGTCTGAACGAACACCTCGCCAG